In Candidatus Bathyarchaeota archaeon, one DNA window encodes the following:
- a CDS encoding four-carbon acid sugar kinase family protein — MRALVVADDLTGACDAGIKFVESGLSTLVLTRPVENIHGGYDVLAVDTETRNMDAQEAYRIVKEVSERFKSSFEIYYKKIDSTMRGHVGAEVEAMLEGLNFRAAIVSPAYPENARTVVGGYLFVNGELLEKTEFATPGGTGSYIPHLLGKETSGEADRIDLSLMRRGFEAVRDRIEKLIRRGIRIIVADAVSRRDLEALVEACSGMDEGLLLCGSAGLAEELARRIAVKEGGLLMVSGSLKRETLDQIEELERRLPVKVFKLDPQEILKGEPSTLLLESLLRELRLRGITVLASALSKTDGIPGAEETARKALSRTVKRILGEVKTDLIAIGGETATSILSELHVHSLRPMREVGEGIPLSVIPDGEWEGVRVVTKAGGFGSAEALVDLVKKLTTRRRNL; from the coding sequence GTGAGGGCTCTGGTCGTAGCGGATGATCTTACAGGGGCATGCGACGCCGGCATCAAATTCGTGGAGAGCGGCTTATCCACCCTCGTTTTAACGAGGCCTGTCGAAAATATCCATGGGGGATACGATGTCTTGGCTGTGGATACCGAGACTAGAAACATGGATGCGCAGGAGGCTTACAGGATAGTTAAGGAGGTCTCGGAGCGCTTCAAATCCTCATTCGAAATCTATTATAAGAAGATAGATTCGACAATGAGGGGCCATGTGGGGGCTGAGGTTGAGGCGATGCTTGAAGGCTTGAACTTTAGGGCCGCGATAGTATCGCCGGCCTACCCCGAGAACGCGAGGACTGTGGTGGGAGGCTACCTCTTCGTCAACGGCGAACTTCTAGAGAAGACGGAGTTCGCCACGCCTGGAGGGACGGGATCATACATTCCCCACCTGCTGGGTAAGGAGACCAGCGGCGAGGCTGACCGCATAGACCTTTCCCTTATGAGGAGGGGTTTCGAAGCGGTTAGGGATAGGATCGAGAAGCTCATCCGGAGGGGAATTAGGATCATCGTGGCCGACGCGGTTTCCAGGAGGGATCTAGAGGCCCTGGTCGAGGCTTGCTCGGGAATGGATGAGGGCCTCCTCCTATGCGGCTCAGCCGGACTGGCAGAGGAGCTTGCACGCCGAATAGCCGTGAAGGAGGGCGGGCTGTTAATGGTATCAGGCAGTCTTAAGAGGGAGACCCTGGATCAGATCGAAGAGTTGGAGCGTAGACTCCCAGTGAAAGTCTTCAAGCTTGATCCTCAGGAGATCCTTAAGGGGGAACCCTCAACCCTTCTCTTAGAATCGCTGCTTAGAGAATTGAGGCTGAGGGGGATAACAGTATTAGCTTCAGCCCTATCCAAAACCGATGGGATACCGGGGGCTGAGGAGACTGCACGTAAGGCCCTGAGCCGCACGGTGAAGCGTATCCTCGGGGAGGTGAAGACGGACCTCATAGCGATTGGGGGTGAAACCGCTACATCCATCCTGTCGGAGCTTCACGTCCACTCTTTGAGGCCCATGAGGGAGGTGGGCGAAGGGATCCCCCTGAGCGTGATCCCGGATGGGGAATGGGAGGGTGTTAGGGTGGTGACCAAGGCTGGAGGCTTCGGCTCAGCGGAGGCCTTAGTAGACTTGGTGAAGAAGCTTACTACCCGGAGGCGAAATCTTTAA